A genomic segment from Bacteroidota bacterium encodes:
- a CDS encoding RHS repeat-associated core domain-containing protein — MLTKYPLYYHSFGAPMATRNKQVSSVLVTKTVSESSFSSGVDGWVATSNATLSNVYGNIRATVTALNAGMQKTFSTEAGKTYRIMFKVNLRGWPYMYVKDVASTTNLISITDFMTPGDYSYIFTATGFETNVIFHEAGNASGSVQICNFTLEEVEAENGYRFGFNGKELDPEGMGGGGSTYDYGFRIYNAQLGKFLSVDPLTGEYPWWTPYQFAGNRPIDGIDLDGLEFLDADEARVEYKYGRLQLKVENFWLVGNFVSKNLNPAKWKQGDIGYNPTIASIQFNIKTQAQATDIPGEQLPNAWKPQTENNRSRNYGKKGTPGNLSIPPGNKTKAMAKGVAAMEAIIFVSEQVAYFQDLYDNDLITEHTELAEKAFENVKTELSIENGLIDKKYQNKESLTNIMNVVLQGVNNTDDKEIYNIGIKIYNKYNPKATTPTSSPVPNPAGSTTPTDNTYQVPPPSAVSIKKP, encoded by the coding sequence ATGCTAACTAAATACCCATTATATTACCATTCGTTCGGGGCTCCAATGGCTACTCGTAACAAACAGGTAAGCAGTGTGTTAGTGACAAAAACCGTGAGCGAAAGTTCGTTTTCAAGCGGTGTTGACGGGTGGGTAGCAACCAGCAATGCAACCTTAAGCAATGTATACGGTAACATACGTGCAACCGTAACAGCCTTAAATGCAGGTATGCAAAAAACCTTTAGTACCGAGGCAGGCAAAACCTACCGCATCATGTTTAAAGTAAACCTACGTGGCTGGCCATACATGTACGTAAAAGATGTCGCGAGTACCACAAACTTAATAAGCATAACAGATTTTATGACCCCTGGTGATTACAGTTATATTTTCACTGCTACTGGCTTTGAAACCAATGTAATATTCCATGAGGCAGGTAATGCTTCTGGTAGTGTGCAAATCTGTAACTTTACTTTGGAAGAGGTAGAAGCGGAAAATGGGTATAGGTTTGGTTTTAACGGTAAAGAACTTGACCCAGAAGGAATGGGTGGTGGTGGAAGCACTTACGATTATGGTTTCCGTATCTATAATGCACAATTAGGTAAGTTTTTAAGTGTTGATCCGTTAACTGGTGAATATCCTTGGTGGACACCTTATCAATTTGCTGGGAATAGACCTATTGATGGAATAGATTTAGATGGCTTAGAATTCTTAGATGCAGATGAAGCAAGGGTTGAATATAAGTATGGCCGATTACAACTTAAAGTAGAGAACTTTTGGTTAGTTGGAAATTTTGTTTCAAAAAACTTAAATCCTGCAAAATGGAAGCAAGGAGATATTGGGTATAATCCAACAATTGCAAGTATTCAATTTAATATTAAAACTCAAGCACAAGCTACTGATATTCCTGGGGAGCAACTTCCCAATGCTTGGAAACCTCAAACAGAGAATAATAGATCTAGAAACTATGGTAAGAAAGGAACACCTGGAAATTTAAGTATACCTCCTGGGAATAAAACCAAAGCTATGGCTAAAGGTGTGGCAGCAATGGAAGCAATAATATTTGTTTCAGAACAAGTAGCATATTTTCAAGATTTGTACGATAATGATTTAATAACTGAACATACAGAATTGGCTGAAAAAGCTTTTGAAAATGTAAAAACAGAATTATCCATAGAGAATGGTTTAATTGATAAAAAATATCAAAATAAGGAAAGTTTGACTAATATAATGAATGTAGTTTTGCAGGGCGTTAATAATACTGATGATAAAGAAATTTATAACATTGGAATTAAGATATACAATAAGTATAATCCCAAAGCAACAACTCCAACATCATCTCCTGTCCCTAATCCTGCTGGTTCTACAACACCAACTGATAATACTTATCAAGTACCTCCACCCTCTGCTGTATCGATTAAAAAACCTTAA